A stretch of Pseudorhodobacter turbinis DNA encodes these proteins:
- a CDS encoding RidA family protein produces MIERIHTNQRMSKIVKHGGIVYLCGQVGSGTTVVEQTEDCLGRVDRLLHEAGSSREHMLQATIWLADMADFDAMNGVWDAWVPQGAAPARACGEAKLADADLRVEIIVTAAVAG; encoded by the coding sequence ATGATCGAACGCATCCACACCAATCAACGTATGAGCAAAATCGTCAAACACGGGGGCATTGTCTACCTCTGTGGCCAAGTTGGCAGCGGAACCACAGTGGTCGAACAGACCGAGGACTGCCTTGGTCGCGTCGACAGATTGTTGCACGAAGCGGGTTCGTCGCGCGAGCATATGTTGCAGGCGACGATTTGGCTCGCAGATATGGCGGATTTCGATGCGATGAATGGGGTCTGGGACGCATGGGTTCCCCAAGGCGCAGCCCCAGCACGCGCCTGCGGAGAAGCCAAACTGGCGGATGCCGACCTGCGTGTCGAAATTATCGTGACCGCCGCCGTAGCTGGTTGA
- a CDS encoding ABC transporter permease, with protein MMENLLTYIPLDIALIAENFDRFLYGVWVTLNLTFLSLLLGGLLSIPMAIARASKHRVFNPLVQGYTYVFRGTPLLVQTYLIYYGVGQFEVIRESFLWDPILSSAWWCALIAFTLNTAAYTTELLRGAIADTPTGEVEAAIATGHSYRSRLRRIILPSAFRRAIPAYSNEVIFMLHGSVIASTITLQDILGVGRWLNGRYYLAYEGFITAALLYFLIVLCITWAFWGFERRYLRHLTRRDTAAQPATSPLPTPERV; from the coding sequence ATGATGGAAAACCTGCTGACCTATATCCCGCTCGACATCGCCCTGATCGCTGAGAATTTTGACCGTTTCCTCTATGGCGTCTGGGTGACGCTTAACCTGACCTTCCTGTCGCTGCTGTTGGGCGGCTTGCTGTCAATCCCCATGGCCATTGCCCGCGCGTCGAAACACCGGGTCTTTAACCCCTTGGTGCAGGGCTACACCTATGTCTTTCGCGGCACGCCGCTTTTGGTGCAAACCTATCTGATCTATTACGGTGTCGGCCAGTTTGAGGTGATCCGCGAAAGCTTCCTGTGGGACCCGATCCTGTCCTCGGCTTGGTGGTGCGCGCTCATTGCCTTCACGCTCAACACTGCCGCCTATACGACCGAGCTGCTGCGGGGTGCCATTGCGGATACGCCAACCGGCGAGGTCGAGGCGGCCATCGCCACCGGCCATTCCTACCGCAGCCGCCTGCGCCGGATCATTTTGCCCTCGGCCTTCCGCCGCGCGATCCCGGCCTATTCCAACGAAGTCATCTTCATGCTGCATGGCTCGGTCATTGCCAGCACGATCACTTTACAAGACATCCTCGGCGTTGGGCGCTGGCTGAACGGGCGCTATTACCTCGCTTATGAAGGGTTCATCACCGCAGCCCTGCTCTATTTCCTCATTGTGCTGTGCATCACATGGGCCTTCTGGGGGTTCGAGCGCCGCTACCTGCGCCATCTCACCCGCCGCGACACCGCTGCCCAGCCCGCGACTTCTCCCCTTCCAACCCCTGAAAGAGTATGA
- a CDS encoding ABC transporter permease, which produces MNLLLEYQSQLIDGTIMTINLALTSLVIALIFGLLGAWAKLSANRLAQRLAGAYTTIVRGVPDLVLILLVFFGGQVTLNNIGAITGLWGYVEVSQFAAGAGTIGVIFGAYFTETFRGAIMAIPRGQIEAGISCGMRKSLIFRHIIWPQMVRFALPGFTNNWLVQLKTTALVSVIGLQDLVYNAFTAGRSTGQLFTFMAAAFVIYLLLTGVSDLLLRSVERHYNRGVVRA; this is translated from the coding sequence ATGAACCTGCTTTTGGAATACCAATCACAATTGATCGACGGCACGATCATGACGATCAATCTGGCGCTCACATCGCTGGTCATAGCTTTGATCTTTGGCCTGCTCGGTGCTTGGGCGAAACTTTCCGCCAACCGTCTGGCCCAGCGGCTGGCGGGAGCCTACACTACCATCGTGCGCGGGGTGCCGGATCTGGTTTTGATCCTGCTGGTGTTCTTTGGCGGTCAGGTGACGCTCAACAATATCGGCGCGATTACGGGCCTCTGGGGCTATGTCGAGGTCAGCCAGTTCGCCGCAGGCGCAGGCACGATCGGTGTAATCTTTGGTGCCTATTTCACCGAAACATTTCGCGGTGCGATCATGGCGATCCCGCGCGGGCAAATTGAGGCTGGCATCAGCTGTGGAATGCGCAAATCGCTGATCTTTCGTCATATCATCTGGCCGCAGATGGTCCGCTTTGCCTTGCCGGGCTTTACAAACAACTGGCTGGTGCAACTTAAGACTACGGCGCTGGTCTCGGTCATCGGGCTTCAAGACTTGGTCTATAACGCTTTCACCGCCGGTCGTTCGACGGGACAGCTCTTTACCTTCATGGCGGCAGCATTTGTCATCTACCTTCTGCTGACTGGCGTGTCCGACCTGCTGTTGCGCTCGGTGGAGCGTCATTACAACCGTGGCGTAGTGAGGGCGTGA
- a CDS encoding ABC transporter substrate-binding protein — MFRKAILSSVAAIALSAVAMPLAAQDTLRIGVEGAYPPFSSKESDGTLVGFDIDIAKALCAQMQRECELVEQAWDGMIPALKARKFDAIVASMSITEERKRQIDFSDKYYKTPARLVAPKDADFEGTPESLAGKRIGVQRGATHQCYAEKMFPDAEIVLYGSQDEVFRDLALGRVDAQLSDSLIAQESFLSAEAGADYAFLGGDHTDVECYGEGVGIAVRKGEDELREDLSKAIAAIRENGTYAEINDTYFPFDIYGRPEGE, encoded by the coding sequence ATGTTTCGTAAAGCCATCCTAAGCAGCGTTGCTGCCATTGCACTGAGCGCCGTCGCCATGCCGCTGGCGGCCCAAGACACGCTGCGCATCGGCGTCGAAGGCGCCTACCCTCCGTTCTCCTCCAAGGAATCCGACGGCACGCTTGTCGGCTTTGACATCGACATCGCCAAGGCGCTTTGCGCCCAGATGCAGCGCGAATGCGAGCTGGTCGAGCAGGCATGGGACGGCATGATCCCGGCGCTGAAGGCCCGCAAGTTCGATGCCATCGTCGCTTCCATGTCGATCACCGAAGAGCGCAAGCGCCAGATCGATTTCTCCGACAAATATTACAAGACCCCGGCCCGTCTGGTGGCTCCTAAGGACGCCGACTTCGAAGGCACGCCCGAAAGTCTGGCAGGTAAGCGCATCGGTGTGCAGCGCGGCGCGACACATCAGTGCTACGCGGAAAAGATGTTCCCCGATGCCGAGATCGTTCTTTACGGCTCGCAGGACGAGGTGTTCCGCGATCTGGCCCTTGGCCGCGTGGACGCGCAGCTTTCTGACAGCCTGATCGCTCAGGAAAGCTTCCTGAGCGCAGAGGCAGGTGCTGACTATGCCTTTCTTGGCGGCGATCATACAGACGTCGAATGCTACGGCGAAGGCGTGGGCATTGCCGTGCGCAAGGGTGAGGACGAATTGCGCGAAGATCTGAGCAAAGCGATTGCCGCGATCCGCGAGAATGGCACCTATGCCGAGATCAACGACACATACTTCCCCTTCGACATCTACGGCCGTCCCGAGGGCGAGTGA
- a CDS encoding ABC transporter ATP-binding protein, with product MSAPAALKVKDLHKSFGSHDVIKGVSLEAQKGEVIAILGASGSGKSTFLRCINLLETPNSGEVWLAGEQMRMKQNRRGEIVPQDLRQVEGMRARLAMVFQGFNLWSHMTVMENVMEGPLYVQGTPKAQAREKAEALLVKVGLSDRADYYPAHLSGGQQQRVAIARALAMDPDVMLFDEPTSALDPELVGEVLGVMRDLAEEGRTMLVVTHEMAFARDVSTRTVFLHQGEVCEEGPPAELFSNPQTPEFQAFLSRMN from the coding sequence AAAGTTAAAGATCTGCACAAGAGCTTCGGCTCGCATGACGTCATCAAAGGCGTGTCGCTTGAGGCGCAAAAAGGCGAGGTAATCGCCATTCTTGGAGCCTCCGGCTCTGGCAAGAGCACCTTTTTACGCTGCATCAACCTGCTGGAGACGCCGAATTCCGGCGAGGTCTGGCTGGCAGGCGAGCAAATGCGGATGAAGCAGAACCGCCGCGGCGAGATCGTGCCGCAAGACCTGCGACAGGTCGAAGGGATGCGCGCCCGTCTGGCGATGGTTTTTCAGGGGTTTAACCTCTGGTCACATATGACCGTGATGGAAAACGTCATGGAAGGCCCGCTCTACGTTCAGGGAACCCCCAAGGCGCAAGCCCGCGAAAAGGCCGAAGCACTGCTCGTGAAGGTCGGCTTGTCGGACCGGGCGGACTACTACCCCGCGCATCTGTCGGGCGGTCAGCAGCAGCGCGTAGCAATAGCCCGGGCGCTGGCGATGGACCCTGACGTGATGCTGTTTGACGAGCCAACGTCGGCGCTGGACCCTGAATTGGTGGGCGAAGTGTTGGGCGTTATGCGTGATCTGGCAGAAGAGGGCCGCACCATGCTCGTCGTGACACACGAGATGGCCTTTGCCCGCGATGTATCCACCCGAACCGTATTTCTGCACCAGGGCGAGGTCTGTGAAGAAGGCCCGCCCGCAGAGCTGTTTTCCAACCCGCAAACCCCAGAGTTTCAAGCGTTTCTATCGCGCATGAACTGA